The Winogradskyella schleiferi genome has a window encoding:
- a CDS encoding response regulator has product MDSEIPLKVCGDADRFAQIINNVLANAVKFTNEGHVYLKLKCLAQPNDITRFYFQISDTGIGMDEESKNHIFDSFNQMRLNNKRQFGGIGLGLTISKHLITLFNGTLQVESVAGEGTDVFIEIPLERIASELVEDTSKVIKTIDTKLNILIVEDNKLNQMVIKKLLSSYPDASFTVAENGKEAITALKNDVYNLILMDLQMPIMDGYEATAIIRSGDLGKSITSIPIIAVTADATEATKKRALALGMNDYMTKPVRKDLLFEKISSCINTHNLNVA; this is encoded by the coding sequence ATGGATTCTGAAATTCCGCTAAAAGTTTGTGGTGATGCAGATCGTTTTGCCCAAATTATAAATAATGTTTTAGCGAATGCAGTAAAATTTACAAATGAAGGCCATGTATATTTAAAATTAAAATGTTTAGCACAACCTAACGATATCACTCGATTTTATTTTCAAATTTCAGATACAGGAATTGGAATGGACGAAGAAAGTAAAAACCATATTTTTGACAGTTTTAACCAAATGCGCTTAAACAATAAACGTCAATTTGGTGGCATAGGACTTGGGCTTACCATTTCAAAGCATTTAATAACCTTGTTTAATGGAACACTACAAGTAGAAAGCGTTGCGGGCGAAGGAACTGATGTCTTTATCGAAATTCCTCTAGAACGTATAGCAAGTGAATTAGTTGAAGATACATCTAAAGTCATAAAAACTATAGATACTAAGTTAAATATTCTTATTGTTGAGGATAATAAGCTCAATCAAATGGTCATAAAAAAATTGTTGAGCAGTTACCCTGACGCTAGCTTTACAGTGGCTGAAAATGGAAAAGAAGCTATTACAGCACTAAAAAATGATGTTTACAATTTAATTCTCATGGATTTACAAATGCCCATTATGGATGGTTATGAAGCTACTGCTATAATTAGAAGTGGTGATTTAGGGAAGTCAATTACTTCTATTCCAATAATTGCCGTGACTGCAGACGCAACCGAAGCAACCAAGAAACGTGCTTTAGCCTTGGGAATGAATGATTACATGACCAAACCTGTAAGAAAAGATTTGCTTTTTGAAAAAATCAGTTCTTGTATCAATACGCATAATTTAAACGTGGCTTAA
- a CDS encoding alpha/beta hydrolase family protein yields the protein MNINKNIILKRKDKKPILIDAFYSEEKTDQPIVIFCHGYKGFKDWGAWNVMGERIAEAEFCFIKFNFSHNGGTMENPIDFPDLEAFGNNNYTKELEDLDAIINWSQNHFETNPNINISDINLIGHSRGGGITILKASEDQSVKKLISLASVSDFGSRTSTIGDLKDWKEKGVKYVLNGRTKQQMPHFYQFYEDFKVNEDRLHIESAEKRLKIPHLIIHGTNDTSVSISEAKALHKWNPDSKLKIIEDADHVFNTKHPWNKNKLSTELHQTVDAVISFLK from the coding sequence ATGAATATAAACAAAAACATAATTTTAAAACGAAAGGATAAAAAGCCCATTTTAATTGACGCATTTTATTCTGAAGAAAAAACAGATCAACCAATCGTCATATTTTGCCATGGTTATAAAGGATTTAAAGATTGGGGCGCTTGGAACGTTATGGGAGAACGCATTGCTGAAGCTGAATTTTGTTTTATAAAGTTTAATTTTTCACACAATGGCGGCACTATGGAAAATCCCATTGATTTTCCAGATTTGGAAGCTTTTGGAAACAACAATTACACTAAGGAACTTGAAGATTTAGATGCTATTATCAATTGGTCCCAAAATCATTTCGAAACGAATCCAAACATCAACATCTCAGACATCAACCTAATTGGTCATAGTCGTGGCGGCGGAATTACAATTCTTAAAGCATCGGAAGACCAGAGCGTCAAAAAGCTTATTTCTCTAGCAAGTGTGAGCGATTTTGGTAGTCGCACTTCAACTATTGGTGATTTAAAAGATTGGAAAGAAAAAGGTGTTAAGTATGTTTTAAATGGCAGAACCAAACAGCAAATGCCACACTTCTATCAATTTTACGAAGATTTCAAAGTCAACGAAGATCGGCTTCATATTGAATCTGCCGAGAAACGTTTGAAAATTCCACATTTAATAATTCATGGAACGAATGACACTTCCGTAAGTATTAGTGAAGCAAAAGCCTTACATAAATGGAATCCTGATAGTAAATTGAAGATTATTGAAGATGCAGACCATGTTTTTAATACCAAACATCCTTGGAATAAAAATAAGCTTTCAACTGAACTACACCAAACCGTTGATGCTGTTATAAGCTTTTTAAAATGA
- a CDS encoding PD-(D/E)XK nuclease family protein, which translates to MIAFIKTVLLDIQSKKLNLEDLYFILPSKRAGVFLKHHLSTLITQPIFTPQILSIEEFVEDLSGLQTLPNTDLIFRLYETYKSLTPENEQETFESFSKWAQILLQDFNEIDRYLIPQEHIFDYLSAIKELNHWSLETNNPTELIKNHLKFWKQLKTYYTAFTANLLQSKQGYQGLIYRKAVSNLEPYIDKPNDKTHIFLGFNALNTAETEIIQGLLNNDLAHIYWDIDTSFIDDTIHDAGWFTRQHRTQWPYFKTQPFNWVTSHYKEEKNIQVIGIPKLIGQAKYIGQILEELTEKDTNLSKIAVVLGEEQLLLPVLNSIPKTITKLNVTMGLALQFVPLASFFEQLFVTHKNNPSQFYFKDVISLLSHPSIYPLFDTDTHNVSSAIIAHIQQHNLVYLTVSELNQIANSHSGCINLIFKSWKDQPEIALKQCSELIFEMKAHFDKDKQSHRLELEYLYRFHTLFNQLTELNINYNYLNSIAALQTIYKELLSSETLDFKGEPLEGLQIMGMLESRVLDFETVIISSVNEGILPSGKTNNSFIPFDVKIENKLPTFKEKDAVYTYHFYRLLQRAKNVYILYNTEIDALKGGEKSRFITQLDIEGIHDINHKIITPEIPIIEQKLTEIIKTPLVIEEIKVLSKKGYSPSSLTNYMRNPIDFYYEKILSIKEFEEVEENIAANTLGSVIHNSLEDFYKPLEGSILTVEHLKAFKSQIKGMVTKHFEKLYNKGGFSSGKNLIIFEIAQRYISNFLNQEIESLKSGNEIKILLIEADETIEINIEGLDFPIKLKGKVDRIDSFNGVIRVIDYKSGKVEQNKVEIIDWEAITTDYDKYSKSFQILCYAYMMRQKNLINLPIEAGIISFKNLNGGFLKFGKKPSSHARIKDQLITDETLDNFEIELKKLISEICNPKINFIEKALER; encoded by the coding sequence ATGATAGCTTTTATAAAAACCGTACTTCTAGATATTCAATCTAAAAAGTTGAATTTAGAAGATTTATATTTTATACTTCCCAGTAAACGTGCTGGTGTTTTTCTAAAACACCATCTTTCAACATTAATAACCCAACCCATTTTTACACCGCAAATACTCAGTATTGAAGAATTTGTGGAAGACCTTTCGGGTTTACAAACATTACCTAATACAGATTTAATATTTAGACTTTACGAAACCTATAAAAGCCTCACTCCTGAAAATGAACAAGAAACTTTCGAGTCCTTTTCAAAATGGGCACAAATTTTATTACAGGATTTTAATGAAATTGATCGATACCTTATTCCACAAGAACATATTTTCGATTATTTAAGCGCCATTAAAGAGCTTAATCATTGGTCTTTAGAAACCAACAACCCTACGGAACTCATAAAGAACCATCTTAAGTTTTGGAAACAACTTAAAACCTATTATACTGCATTTACAGCAAACCTGTTACAATCAAAGCAAGGCTATCAAGGTCTTATTTATAGAAAAGCGGTTTCAAACTTAGAACCCTATATTGATAAACCCAATGATAAAACCCATATATTTTTAGGTTTCAACGCTTTGAATACCGCTGAAACCGAAATTATACAAGGCTTACTTAATAATGATTTAGCCCACATTTATTGGGATATTGACACCTCTTTTATTGATGATACTATCCACGATGCAGGATGGTTTACCAGACAGCATAGAACGCAATGGCCTTATTTTAAAACTCAACCATTTAATTGGGTAACTTCCCATTATAAGGAAGAAAAAAACATACAAGTTATTGGTATCCCAAAACTGATTGGACAAGCAAAATACATTGGTCAGATTTTAGAAGAATTAACTGAGAAAGATACCAATTTGTCAAAAATTGCGGTCGTTTTAGGAGAAGAACAACTTTTGCTTCCTGTTCTTAATTCAATCCCTAAAACTATTACTAAACTCAATGTAACTATGGGTTTAGCTTTGCAGTTTGTGCCTTTGGCCTCATTCTTTGAACAGTTGTTTGTCACCCATAAAAATAATCCAAGCCAGTTTTATTTCAAAGATGTCATAAGTTTGCTTTCTCATCCTTCTATTTATCCATTATTTGATACTGATACTCATAATGTTTCAAGCGCTATTATTGCCCATATTCAACAACATAATTTAGTTTATCTAACGGTTTCTGAGCTCAATCAAATTGCTAACTCACATTCAGGTTGCATCAATTTAATTTTTAAATCTTGGAAGGATCAACCTGAAATCGCCTTAAAACAGTGTTCGGAACTCATTTTTGAAATGAAAGCCCACTTTGATAAGGACAAACAAAGTCATCGTCTAGAATTAGAATATCTCTACCGATTCCATACCTTATTCAATCAATTGACTGAATTAAATATCAATTATAACTATCTCAATTCAATTGCAGCTTTACAGACCATTTACAAAGAACTGTTGAGTTCAGAAACTTTAGATTTTAAAGGCGAACCGTTAGAAGGACTTCAAATTATGGGTATGCTAGAATCCCGTGTCTTGGATTTTGAGACCGTGATAATCAGTTCCGTCAATGAAGGTATTTTGCCTTCGGGAAAAACCAATAATTCCTTTATTCCTTTTGATGTTAAAATTGAAAATAAGCTACCAACTTTTAAAGAAAAGGATGCTGTATACACCTATCACTTTTATAGGCTTCTTCAGCGTGCGAAAAATGTTTATATTTTATACAACACAGAAATAGACGCCTTAAAAGGAGGTGAAAAAAGTAGGTTTATCACACAGCTTGATATTGAAGGTATTCATGATATTAATCACAAAATTATCACGCCAGAAATTCCGATAATAGAACAAAAATTAACTGAAATTATTAAAACACCTTTAGTTATTGAAGAAATAAAGGTACTTTCTAAAAAAGGTTATTCGCCTTCTTCTTTAACAAACTATATGCGAAACCCTATCGATTTTTATTATGAAAAAATATTGAGTATTAAAGAGTTTGAAGAAGTCGAAGAAAATATTGCAGCTAATACTTTAGGTTCCGTTATTCACAATTCGCTGGAAGATTTTTACAAACCTTTGGAAGGCTCCATTCTAACAGTTGAACATCTCAAAGCCTTTAAAAGTCAAATCAAGGGTATGGTTACCAAGCATTTTGAAAAGCTTTATAACAAAGGTGGATTTTCAAGCGGTAAAAACCTGATCATTTTTGAAATCGCTCAACGTTACATTTCGAATTTCCTGAATCAAGAAATTGAGAGTCTTAAAAGCGGTAATGAGATTAAAATCTTGTTGATTGAAGCCGATGAAACTATAGAAATAAATATTGAAGGTTTAGATTTCCCTATTAAATTAAAAGGAAAAGTAGATAGAATCGATAGCTTTAACGGCGTCATAAGAGTAATTGATTATAAATCTGGAAAAGTAGAGCAAAACAAAGTAGAAATTATTGATTGGGAAGCTATAACCACAGATTATGATAAATACAGTAAATCGTTTCAGATTTTGTGCTATGCGTATATGATGCGCCAAAAGAATCTCATCAATTTACCGATTGAAGCAGGCATTATATCCTTTAAAAACCTAAATGGAGGCTTTTTAAAATTCGGAAAAAAACCATCGTCCCATGCCAGAATAAAAGACCAATTAATAACTGATGAAACTTTAGATAATTTTGAAATTGAACTAAAAAAACTCATCTCGGAAATCTGTAATCCAAAAATTAATTTTATTGAAAAAGCACTGGAAAGATGA
- a CDS encoding OmpA family protein: MKNLSRLFFVAVLIASFSTSNAQDKNNPWAITIGANAVDVYPVGEDTPQGDYFDEYFNVSDHWNILPSLSTVSISRYLSDGFTFTAKGSINRIDKFGSNFDPVTGVETTNNVDDLTYYGLDGRVSYSFMEALDCKVFDPYLGVGGGYTWVDEIGAGTLNGTVGLNLWFTENLGLSLESTYKHAFEDYLPKHFQHSVGLTFKFGGTDTDGDGIYDQDDACPEEAGLEIFNGCPDSDNDGIQDSKDDCPNTAGLAEFNGCPDADGDGVVDKDDKCPDVAGLKALMGCPDADGDGVADGDDNCPNEAGPAANNGCPWPDTDGDGVLDKDDKCPNEAGEVSNNGCPKVEPTKEVMATLNEYSRSILFNSGKATFQKQTDQVLQSMVAIFKEYPQANFTIEGHTDSDGSKSMNLALSDRRANAVRDYLIANGINSDRLSAKGYGEENPIASNKTRAGKKENRRVEVKLKN, from the coding sequence ATGAAAAATCTTAGCAGATTATTTTTTGTTGCAGTGCTTATCGCAAGTTTTAGCACTTCTAATGCTCAAGACAAGAACAATCCCTGGGCTATTACAATTGGAGCTAACGCAGTTGACGTTTACCCAGTAGGAGAAGACACACCACAAGGTGACTATTTTGACGAGTACTTTAATGTATCAGACCATTGGAACATTCTTCCTTCGCTTTCTACGGTCTCAATTTCTAGATATCTTAGTGATGGTTTCACCTTTACTGCTAAAGGTTCTATCAATAGAATTGACAAGTTTGGTTCTAATTTCGATCCTGTAACAGGTGTAGAAACTACAAACAATGTTGATGATTTAACTTATTACGGACTTGACGGTAGAGTTTCTTACAGCTTTATGGAAGCTTTGGACTGTAAAGTTTTCGACCCTTATTTAGGCGTTGGTGGTGGTTACACTTGGGTAGATGAAATTGGAGCTGGAACTTTAAACGGAACCGTAGGTTTAAATCTTTGGTTTACAGAAAATTTAGGTTTATCACTTGAATCTACATACAAGCATGCTTTTGAAGATTATTTACCAAAACATTTCCAACATTCAGTTGGTCTTACATTTAAGTTTGGTGGTACTGACACAGATGGTGATGGTATCTATGATCAAGACGATGCATGTCCAGAAGAAGCTGGTTTAGAAATCTTTAATGGTTGTCCAGATTCTGATAACGATGGTATCCAAGATTCAAAAGATGACTGTCCTAACACTGCTGGTTTAGCTGAATTTAATGGTTGTCCAGATGCTGATGGTGATGGCGTTGTTGATAAAGATGATAAATGTCCAGATGTTGCTGGTTTAAAAGCATTAATGGGATGTCCTGATGCTGATGGTGACGGTGTTGCTGATGGCGACGATAACTGTCCTAACGAAGCCGGTCCTGCTGCAAATAATGGTTGTCCTTGGCCTGATACTGATGGTGACGGCGTTTTAGACAAAGATGATAAGTGTCCTAATGAAGCTGGAGAAGTTTCAAATAATGGATGTCCTAAAGTTGAGCCAACTAAAGAAGTGATGGCTACTTTAAACGAGTATTCAAGATCTATCTTGTTTAATTCAGGTAAAGCAACTTTCCAAAAGCAAACAGATCAAGTATTACAATCAATGGTGGCTATCTTTAAAGAATATCCACAAGCTAACTTTACAATAGAAGGTCATACAGATAGTGATGGTTCTAAATCGATGAACTTAGCGTTATCTGATAGAAGAGCTAATGCAGTTAGAGACTATTTAATTGCTAATGGTATTAATTCAGATAGATTATCAGCTAAAGGTTACGGTGAGGAAAATCCAATCGCGTCTAACAAAACTAGAGCTGGTAAAAAAGAAAACAGACGTGTAGAAGTGAAGTTGAAAAACTAA
- the kbl gene encoding glycine C-acetyltransferase, whose product MYGDIKNHLQQEIESIKDAGLFKEERIITSPQGAEITLNTGQKVLNFCANNYLGLSSHPEVIQAAKDTLDTHGFGMSSVRFICGTQDIHKELEQKIADFYGTEDTILYAAAFDANGGVFEPLLTKEDAIISDSLNHASIIDGVRLCKAARYRYQNNDMTDLETQLIEANANGARFKIIVTDGVFSMDGLVAPLDKICDLADKYDAMVMIDECHATGFIGETGIGTLEEKGVLGRIDIITGTLGKAMGGAMGGYTTAKKEIVELLRQRSRPYLFSNSLAPAIVGASIKVFDMLKNDTTLRDKVDWNTKYFKKGMKEAGFDIIDGDSAIVPVMLYDAKLSQNMANMLLEEGIYVIGFFYPVVPKDKARIRVQLSAAHNQDQLDKAISAFIKVGKSLNII is encoded by the coding sequence ATGTACGGAGATATAAAAAATCATTTACAACAAGAAATAGAATCTATAAAAGACGCTGGGCTTTTTAAGGAAGAGCGTATAATCACTTCGCCTCAAGGCGCGGAAATAACTCTAAACACAGGTCAAAAAGTACTGAACTTTTGTGCTAATAATTATTTAGGCTTGTCCTCACATCCAGAGGTTATTCAGGCCGCAAAAGACACTTTGGATACACACGGTTTCGGGATGTCCTCTGTTCGTTTTATTTGTGGTACTCAAGATATTCATAAAGAATTGGAACAAAAGATTGCTGATTTCTATGGCACTGAAGACACGATATTATATGCTGCTGCTTTTGATGCCAATGGAGGTGTTTTTGAACCCTTATTAACGAAGGAAGACGCTATAATTTCAGACTCTTTAAACCATGCTTCTATAATAGATGGTGTTAGATTGTGTAAAGCCGCAAGATATCGTTACCAAAATAATGATATGACGGATTTAGAAACGCAATTAATTGAAGCAAATGCAAATGGTGCTCGATTCAAAATTATTGTAACCGATGGTGTATTTTCTATGGACGGTTTGGTTGCACCTTTAGATAAAATATGTGATTTGGCAGACAAGTACGATGCTATGGTTATGATAGATGAATGTCATGCCACAGGTTTTATTGGAGAAACTGGCATTGGTACACTTGAAGAAAAAGGCGTTTTAGGCAGAATTGACATCATTACCGGAACTTTAGGGAAGGCAATGGGTGGTGCGATGGGAGGTTACACTACAGCAAAAAAAGAAATTGTAGAGTTATTGCGTCAACGTTCTAGACCCTATTTATTTTCAAACTCTTTGGCTCCAGCAATTGTTGGCGCATCTATTAAGGTATTTGATATGCTCAAAAACGATACAACCTTGAGAGATAAAGTAGATTGGAATACAAAATACTTCAAAAAAGGCATGAAAGAAGCTGGCTTTGATATCATAGATGGCGATTCTGCTATTGTCCCAGTAATGTTATACGATGCAAAACTATCGCAGAATATGGCGAACATGTTATTGGAAGAAGGTATTTATGTTATTGGTTTCTTTTATCCTGTGGTGCCAAAAGATAAAGCTAGAATTAGGGTACAATTATCCGCTGCACATAACCAAGATCAGTTGGATAAAGCGATTTCTGCTTTCATTAAAGTTGGAAAATCACTTAATATTATCTGA
- a CDS encoding UvrD-helicase domain-containing protein, translated as MLNSAFKIYNASAGSGKTFTLAKAYLKILIQSKSYDQFKSILAITFTNKAVGEMKERIIDMLKSFSSEESLTNPHPMFVAICEELDIQPEILHNKSKHILKHIIHNYGAFDISTIDGFTHRVIRTFAHDLKLPVNFEVELDQERLLNEAVDSLIAKAGSDKTLTKVLVDFAIEKADDDKSWDISYDFNKISKLLVNENDLFAINTLSSKTLEDFKVLKQQLSKEILQLEEAIVKIAHTALTLIQESGLQFDDFNRSSLPKHFEKLSDKQFSVGFEAAWQNDLIEGNSLYPKRVSEHVASTIESIQPQLADHFFNSKRSIFEVKLKKGFYRNITPLSVLNAIKLELDTLKSDQNKMLISEFNTIISKEIKNQPTPFIYERLGEKFKHYFIDEFQDTSKMQWDNLVPLLDNALSAANGDAMLVGDAKQAIYRWRGGEAEQFIKLYNKVDNPFQLEAEVLPLETNYRSAKAIIEFNNSFFAYLSETAFSEDAYADLFKKAKQKNHNASEGYVNLNFLDVQKDDDIHQLYAKEVLNTIKQCQENGFPLDDICVLVRKRKEGVAIANYLNENGIKITSSETLLLKNSDKVNFINSFLKLLIQPTNDSLKIDILSYLAEQHQVGDKHQFFMAYLKKNLDEMFSELKHLNIYIDKNQCLQLPLYELVEHVVRQFNLNTEPDAYLQFYLDVVLEFTQKQNADVGGFINYFENKADKLTVVTPENMNAVQIMTIHKSKGLEFQVVIFPYADLNIYKELEPKVWFPVKAEDYNGFDMLLLNYNKDVEHFGDLGNQIYKTHQSQLELDNLNLLYVVLTRAVEQLYIISKKDMSSKGLVNENTYAGKFINFLIKDNKWNDNQLNYNYGTLKTNETIIEKEITSSALKLISVPKEDHNLNIVTKSGLLWNTQQEVAIERGNLVHLILSKIKTVGDLDVAFNNLLVSGDVTSENSEALKSLVIEVIKHPKLEPYFQDDFKVYNERDIITSSGQLLRPDRLNINSKNEAIIIDYKTGDAKEFHANQLNDYEAILNKMNLTVTHKLLVYINDTIEVLEV; from the coding sequence TTGCTAAATTCAGCCTTCAAAATATATAATGCCTCTGCCGGTAGTGGAAAAACATTTACACTAGCCAAAGCCTATTTAAAAATACTTATTCAGTCTAAAAGCTACGACCAATTCAAATCCATATTAGCCATAACGTTTACCAACAAAGCCGTTGGTGAAATGAAAGAACGGATTATAGACATGTTGAAATCTTTTTCTTCAGAAGAAAGCCTAACTAATCCACATCCAATGTTTGTTGCGATTTGTGAAGAGTTAGACATTCAACCAGAAATTCTTCACAATAAATCAAAACACATCCTCAAACATATCATTCATAATTATGGAGCTTTTGATATTTCTACCATCGATGGTTTTACACACAGAGTGATTAGAACTTTTGCTCACGATTTAAAATTACCAGTAAATTTTGAAGTCGAATTAGATCAAGAGCGTTTATTAAACGAAGCCGTTGATAGTCTTATAGCTAAAGCAGGAAGTGACAAAACCTTAACCAAAGTCCTTGTAGATTTTGCGATTGAAAAAGCCGATGACGATAAAAGCTGGGACATTAGTTATGACTTTAATAAAATTTCGAAATTATTGGTCAATGAAAATGATCTTTTTGCTATTAATACTTTAAGCTCCAAAACGCTAGAAGATTTTAAGGTTTTAAAACAACAACTATCAAAAGAAATTCTTCAACTAGAAGAAGCTATCGTAAAAATTGCCCATACAGCCTTAACGCTTATTCAGGAATCAGGCTTACAATTCGATGATTTCAACAGAAGTTCACTTCCCAAGCATTTTGAGAAATTAAGTGATAAGCAATTTTCGGTTGGTTTTGAAGCCGCTTGGCAGAATGATCTAATTGAAGGCAATTCCCTGTATCCAAAACGTGTTTCTGAACATGTTGCTTCAACCATAGAAAGTATTCAACCACAATTAGCGGACCATTTTTTTAATTCAAAAAGGTCTATTTTCGAGGTAAAGCTTAAAAAAGGATTTTATAGAAATATCACACCACTTTCAGTTCTAAATGCCATTAAACTTGAATTGGATACTTTAAAATCTGACCAAAATAAAATGTTGATTTCAGAATTCAACACCATCATAAGTAAAGAAATTAAAAATCAACCTACACCTTTCATTTATGAACGTTTGGGTGAGAAATTCAAACATTATTTTATAGATGAGTTTCAGGACACCTCAAAAATGCAATGGGACAATTTAGTACCACTATTAGATAATGCACTTTCAGCAGCCAATGGTGATGCCATGTTGGTTGGTGATGCCAAGCAAGCGATTTATAGATGGCGAGGCGGCGAAGCAGAACAATTTATTAAACTATATAATAAGGTCGATAATCCTTTTCAACTTGAAGCTGAAGTATTGCCATTGGAAACCAACTACCGAAGTGCAAAAGCGATTATTGAATTTAATAATTCGTTTTTCGCCTATCTCAGTGAAACTGCTTTTAGTGAAGATGCTTACGCTGACCTTTTCAAAAAAGCAAAGCAAAAAAATCATAATGCTTCCGAAGGTTATGTGAATCTTAATTTTTTAGATGTTCAGAAAGACGACGATATCCATCAATTATATGCTAAAGAAGTTTTAAACACCATAAAACAATGTCAAGAAAATGGTTTTCCACTAGATGACATTTGTGTTTTGGTCAGAAAACGAAAAGAAGGTGTTGCCATTGCGAATTATTTGAATGAAAATGGCATAAAAATCACCTCTTCGGAAACCTTGCTCTTAAAGAATTCGGATAAGGTTAATTTTATTAATTCGTTTTTAAAACTACTCATTCAACCTACAAATGATAGTTTAAAAATCGACATTCTTTCCTATTTAGCAGAACAACATCAAGTTGGAGATAAACATCAATTTTTCATGGCGTATCTCAAGAAAAATCTTGACGAGATGTTTTCAGAACTAAAGCATTTAAATATTTATATCGACAAAAACCAATGTCTTCAACTACCGCTTTATGAATTGGTAGAACATGTCGTTAGACAATTTAATTTGAATACTGAGCCCGATGCCTATCTTCAGTTTTATTTAGATGTCGTTTTGGAATTCACACAAAAGCAAAATGCAGATGTTGGCGGGTTTATCAATTATTTTGAAAATAAAGCGGACAAATTAACTGTAGTAACTCCAGAAAATATGAATGCGGTTCAGATTATGACCATTCATAAATCGAAAGGTTTGGAATTTCAAGTGGTTATTTTTCCTTATGCAGACCTTAATATATATAAAGAACTGGAGCCTAAGGTTTGGTTTCCTGTTAAAGCTGAAGATTATAATGGTTTCGATATGTTGCTACTTAACTATAATAAGGATGTCGAACATTTTGGGGATTTAGGAAATCAAATTTACAAAACACATCAATCGCAATTAGAATTAGACAATCTCAATTTACTTTACGTGGTTTTAACTAGAGCTGTTGAGCAATTGTATATCATTTCTAAAAAGGATATGAGTTCAAAAGGCCTTGTGAATGAAAACACCTATGCAGGCAAGTTTATTAATTTTTTGATTAAGGACAATAAATGGAACGATAACCAATTGAATTATAATTATGGTACGTTAAAAACAAATGAAACTATCATAGAAAAAGAAATTACTTCAAGTGCCCTAAAATTAATTTCAGTTCCGAAAGAAGACCATAATTTGAATATTGTAACTAAATCTGGCTTACTTTGGAATACACAACAAGAAGTAGCCATTGAACGTGGTAATTTGGTGCATTTAATTTTATCGAAAATCAAAACGGTTGGAGATCTCGATGTTGCGTTTAACAATTTATTGGTTTCAGGTGATGTGACCTCTGAAAATAGTGAAGCCTTAAAAAGCTTAGTTATAGAGGTCATAAAACACCCTAAATTAGAACCTTATTTTCAAGATGATTTTAAGGTTTATAATGAACGAGATATTATTACCAGCTCCGGTCAACTTCTCAGGCCTGACCGTTTAAATATCAATTCAAAAAATGAAGCGATAATAATTGACTACAAAACTGGTGATGCTAAGGAATTTCATGCAAATCAACTTAACGATTATGAAGCTATTTTAAATAAGATGAATTTAACGGTGACTCATAAACTATTGGTTTATATAAATGATACAATTGAAGTTCTTGAAGTCTAA
- a CDS encoding superoxide dismutase — MAFELPKLKYAYDALEPNIDARTMEIHHTKHHQGYTNKLNDAIKGTDLEGKTIENILINLDKDNKAVRNNGGGFYNHSLFWEVMNPEGKGRLSGDLKDAIESKYGSFEAFKDEFSKAAATQFGSGWAWLCVHKGGKVEVCSSPNQDNPLMPGVGCGGTPILGLDVWEHAYYLKYQNKRPEYIEAFFNVINWNEVERRYAEAK, encoded by the coding sequence ATGGCTTTCGAATTACCGAAATTAAAATATGCTTACGATGCTTTAGAACCTAACATTGATGCTCGCACAATGGAGATTCATCATACTAAACATCACCAAGGCTACACAAATAAATTAAACGATGCTATTAAAGGCACGGATTTAGAAGGAAAAACAATTGAAAATATTCTTATCAATTTGGATAAGGATAACAAAGCTGTTAGAAATAATGGTGGTGGATTTTACAATCACTCGTTGTTTTGGGAGGTTATGAATCCTGAAGGAAAAGGACGTTTGTCTGGAGACTTAAAAGATGCAATTGAATCAAAGTATGGTTCATTTGAGGCGTTTAAAGACGAGTTTTCTAAGGCGGCTGCAACACAATTCGGCTCAGGTTGGGCTTGGTTATGCGTACACAAAGGCGGAAAGGTTGAAGTTTGTTCGTCGCCAAACCAAGATAATCCATTAATGCCAGGCGTTGGTTGCGGAGGCACACCGATTTTAGGACTGGATGTTTGGGAGCATGCTTATTATTTAAAGTATCAAAATAAAAGACCAGAATATATTGAGGCGTTTTTTAATGTCATTAATTGGAACGAAGTTGAGAGACGATATGCTGAAGCTAAGTAA